From the genome of Pontibacillus halophilus JSM 076056 = DSM 19796:
AACGATGTACTCTTCTTGATTATAACTCACTTTTTCACTTCCTTTACATGGGAGTTCCTCTCATCTACATGCCTATGTCTTTCCTCACAGTTTCATGTCAACAGCTTCTTTGTCTCCTATAATTATCCTTAACCTGTTTCGAAAAGCCTGTTTACCTACTAGCATCAAGTATGATAAAGTCTCTTCGAAAGATTTATTAACGAGATAAGGGAGATGTTTCTTTGACTATGAAAAGGAAATTTCTAACGATTGTATCCGGATCGGTACTTGCAATTGGGATAGCAGGTTGCTCCACTTCTGGAGAAGAAGATAAAGATGCTGCTGCACAGGTAGGTAGCGAGACAATCGCTATGGAAGATTTCAATACTAAATATGAAGATACAGTCAAAAGCTACGAAAAACAAGGTATGGAATTGAACGAAGACCAGAAAGAACAGGTTAAGACTGCAACGCTTGAACAAATGATTAGTCAAGAAGTTGTAGAGCAAGAAATCAAGAAGCAAGAAATTAAAGTTACAGATGAAGACGTTCAAAAACGTATTGATGAACAGCCACAAGAAGTAATCGACAATACGATGGAACAGCAAGATTTAACAATGGATGAATTGAAGAAGAACTTGAAAGAGCAAATGAAATACGACAAATTCTTCAAAGCTAACACAGATGAAGTAACTGTAAGTGACGAAGAGCTGAAATCCGAGTACGACAAGCTCGTTGAGAAAGCTAAAAGCACTCAGTCCAAAGAAAGTAAAGAATCAAAAGAAGGCGAAAATGAAACATCGAACATCCCTTCTTTCGATGAGTATAAAGAGACATTAAAGCAACAACTTGTAACTCAGAAAGAACGTGAGCAATCTACAAAATATGTAGAAGAGCTTAAGAAAGATTACGAAATTGAAAAGAATGTAGCATCAGAAAATGATGATCAAAAAGAAAATGCATAACGAAGAAGAAGGCTGGAGCCATTGCTCCAGCCTTCTTTCATACATAGGGAGATTGTTAAACATTATGT
Proteins encoded in this window:
- a CDS encoding SurA N-terminal domain-containing protein; the protein is MKRKFLTIVSGSVLAIGIAGCSTSGEEDKDAAAQVGSETIAMEDFNTKYEDTVKSYEKQGMELNEDQKEQVKTATLEQMISQEVVEQEIKKQEIKVTDEDVQKRIDEQPQEVIDNTMEQQDLTMDELKKNLKEQMKYDKFFKANTDEVTVSDEELKSEYDKLVEKAKSTQSKESKESKEGENETSNIPSFDEYKETLKQQLVTQKEREQSTKYVEELKKDYEIEKNVASENDDQKENA